Genomic DNA from Pleurodeles waltl isolate 20211129_DDA chromosome 1_2, aPleWal1.hap1.20221129, whole genome shotgun sequence:
AAAATGAGAGCCCCCCCCGTATCTTCAGGGTCCGGACCCTTGGAGCAGACCTGTGCTACACTCCCACCCCCTAGGCGGGTCCCGGCTGGGGCAGGCGCACCCGACTCTTTTTCACGGGGATACCCCACCCGTTCAAGGGGGGCTCCTgaaccccacacaccccacatgcCAGGCCCTCTCACTTATACACAAGGTCGAGTCCCCTCCGAATACATCTATCTTCAAAGCGCCCAACCCTTCACTGAATTCAGCGTGCCTCGACCAACTGACACCGGTTGTGAGAATACCCTCGCCGCCCTCCCTCAACAACTCCGAGACGGACACTCGCTCTGGCTCCACTGGGCGACTGAATCCTTTGACTACATGTTCTCAAACGCCCATGGCCCTATTTAGTCGATCTCCAGGCAGGAGACTGATGTCCCCGATGGGCCCTATCGCGAAGTCCCTATGGCCCTGGGCCGTCTTCAGTAAATCACCTAACAAGAGGTGCACGGCCATGGTAATATTCAATTAACCCCACTCCACTTATCAGCTTGTTGCCGCCACAGATGGGGTGTCTGTTGAAGATTCCCTTAACCAAATATTCCACTCTGCTGGATATAGATCCCCCGGTGACCTAAAGTGCATCTCATGTACTAGATATATTCCCAGGATCCACCCTGATGCAGGTTACATGGATAAGGTGGTTGCAGATGAGCCCCTGTAATAAATTCCCACTAATGAAGATGAACTTAATAGTCGCAGTACATCCCAATGCAGGTGGCTCAGCCCTCTGTTACTTTCTGTCTAGGTTCATGGAATATATACATGCAGGAGTTATCCACTTTATTCCTCCTAAAAGACAGAAGATGCCCTAAGCTAACAATTAATGTCCTGATTTACCCCCCTTAAGCCCAGTATCACCTCACCTCTCCTGACAAGATGCTGCCATTGGAGATAATGTCAGGCTGCTGGTCGCTGTAACCGGTCACAAGGGCCCCTCCACATGGGCTCAGCTCAGAATCCCCAGCACGAGTAGGACTGCAGGGCTTGAGGAACATGAGGTCTGTCTTAGCAGACTCGGGGGTCAGACAGACCTGGTAGCAGTAGTTCTGGTTATGGTGGTGAGAGCCGAAGGAACCAGTGTCCTCTGGAGGTGGGCCTCCGGGTGGTGCGCTTGGCAGTGCAGAGGCCGAGCTCTGTACCAACATAATGTCTGACTTGCTGAGCTTCTTCTTGCGTGCGCGAGCCCGGCGGCCAGGTGGGCAACAGCagcatgggcacccatcagcaGCCAAGCAACTGTATAGGTTCAGCTTTTTCTCCTTCTGACAGCGCACAGCCAACAGAATCATGGCCAGAAGGAAGACAAAGGACACGGAACCCAGTGCGATTATCAGAATCAAAGTCAGGTCTAGTGAGCTCTCAGTAGCTGCACCACGGCTTGGCCTCTGCTCCCCAATGCCCGTCCTTGCCACGGAACCATCCACTAGCGCCACACGAAGCCAAGCGGTTGAGTTGAGTGGTGGCTGGCCATGGTCCCGCACCTCCACCAGCAGCTCATATGCAGCGAGGGCCTTGGCCTGTGCAGGCACCCTACGGGCAGTACGCAGTTCACCATTTCGCCAGTCCATGCGGAAGATACTCTGTTCATTGCCACTCAAGATGCTGTATGTTAACCTTGCATTCTCACCCTCATCTGCATCTGTAGCCTCTACCCGTGCCACAAGGTACCCGGGTTCCGCAGTCCGTGGCAGGAGTGCCTCTCTTGCCCAAGAGCCATTTGCACGGGGGCCAGGGCCTGAGTGTTGGTGTTGAGCTGGTCCTTGTGCAGGGCCAGGCGGTGGAAAAGTGATAGCAGGGGCATTGTCATTCTGGTCCAGTATGATGATGGAGACAGTAGCATTGGCACTAAGTGGTGGAACACCAGCATCACGTGCTTCCACAGCAAAGCTGAATCGCCGCAGTTGCTCATAATCAAAACTTCGCAGTGCATACAGAAAACCGTTCTCTGGATTGATGGAGACATAGGTGGACACTGACATGCCCTGGATGTCACATTCCAGAATGGTGTATCTCAACTCTGCATTGCGCTCCtcatctgcatctgctgcactaaCAGCAAAGATATAGGCTCCTGGTACATTGTTCTCTGTCACGTACACATCATAGTTGGTACGTGAGAAACGTGGGGCATTGTCATTCACATCTGCCACACGCACACGAATGGAACTTGTGGCACTCTTAGATGGGGTGCCACGGTCACGGGCCAGAACAGTTAGTGTGTAGTCACGTGCAGCTTCGCGGTCCAGTGCTCCATCAGTCACTATGGTGTAGTAGTTCTTGAAGGAGGATTTAAGACGGAAGGGTGCTGGGGGGTCTGCAGGCAGTAATTCACAGTGAACTTGCCCATTCTCTTCTGAGTCACGGTCTGACACGCTGAAGAGGGCAACCACAGTGCCCGGTGCAGCCGCCTCACTCACAGCCTCCTTCACTGTGCTAAATGTCACTTCAGGTGAATTGTCATTAACATCCACCAGGCGTACTAGGACTTTGCAGTGCGCTGGCACAGCATTTGGCCCCAGGTCACGTGCTTGCACATACACCTGCTGGGTGGCACTTTCCTCATAGTCCAGCTCACCAGCTACTTCCAGCCTCCCTGTGGTTGCATCCAGGGTGAAGAGCTCTCGAGCTCGTGCTGGCCCATGCCCACTAAAGGCATATGACACCTCGCCATTGGGGCCTTCGTCGGGATCTGAGGCATTCAGCTGTAGCACTAGAGTACCAGGAGGGGCATTCTCGGGCAAGGACACAGCATAGACAGGCTGTGCGAAGGCAGGTGCGTTGTCATTGGAGTCAAGGACCCGGATACTAAGCAGCGCGGTGCCAGTAC
This window encodes:
- the PCDH10 gene encoding protocadherin-10 isoform X1 produces the protein MPLLSSILPLLLLFVGSVRPQLHYTVQEEQPPGTFVGNIAEDLGLDVTKLSARRFQEVPASRSPYLTLDLETGVLHVAEPMDRERICRQSASCLLHLEVFLEGPLELFRVEVEVLDLNDHAPAFPRADLQLEISESAAPGARFPLESAQDPDAGTNGLRTYELTPNAYFTLDVQTQGGVSAPGGGTSEGGKFAELVLVQPLDREAQALHRYVLTAVDGGTPPRTGTALLSIRVLDSNDNAPAFAQPVYAVSLPENAPPGTLVLQLNASDPDEGPNGEVSYAFSGHGPARARELFTLDATTGRLEVAGELDYEESATQQVYVQARDLGPNAVPAHCKVLVRLVDVNDNSPEVTFSTVKEAVSEAAAPGTVVALFSVSDRDSEENGQVHCELLPADPPAPFRLKSSFKNYYTIVTDGALDREAARDYTLTVLARDRGTPSKSATSSIRVRVADVNDNAPRFSRTNYDVYVTENNVPGAYIFAVSAADADEERNAELRYTILECDIQGMSVSTYVSINPENGFLYALRSFDYEQLRRFSFAVEARDAGVPPLSANATVSIIILDQNDNAPAITFPPPGPAQGPAQHQHSGPGPRANGSWAREALLPRTAEPGYLVARVEATDADEGENARLTYSILSGNEQSIFRMDWRNGELRTARRVPAQAKALAAYELLVEVRDHGQPPLNSTAWLRVALVDGSVARTGIGEQRPSRGAATESSLDLTLILIIALGSVSFVFLLAMILLAVRCQKEKKLNLYSCLAADGCPCCCCPPGRRARARKKKLSKSDIMLVQSSASALPSAPPGGPPPEDTGSFGSHHHNQNYCYQVCLTPESAKTDLMFLKPCSPTRAGDSELSPCGGALVTGYSDQQPDIISNGSILSGENKHQRTELSYLVDRPRRVNSSAFQEADIVSSKDSGHGDSEQGDSDHDATNRGQSSGTDLFSNCTEECKALGHSDRCWMPSFVPSDGRQAVDYRTNLHVPGMDSVPDTEVFEAPEVQPGGERSFSTFGKEKALLGVVNGGGSTLERKERKELDGLLSGTRAPYKPPYLNIDWRIKVKNYSRVAMSRTSKQREAPNQSAEKDMLVK
- the PCDH10 gene encoding protocadherin-10 isoform X2, whose translation is MPLLSSILPLLLLFVGSVRPQLHYTVQEEQPPGTFVGNIAEDLGLDVTKLSARRFQEVPASRSPYLTLDLETGVLHVAEPMDRERICRQSASCLLHLEVFLEGPLELFRVEVEVLDLNDHAPAFPRADLQLEISESAAPGARFPLESAQDPDAGTNGLRTYELTPNAYFTLDVQTQGGVSAPGGGTSEGGKFAELVLVQPLDREAQALHRYVLTAVDGGTPPRTGTALLSIRVLDSNDNAPAFAQPVYAVSLPENAPPGTLVLQLNASDPDEGPNGEVSYAFSGHGPARARELFTLDATTGRLEVAGELDYEESATQQVYVQARDLGPNAVPAHCKVLVRLVDVNDNSPEVTFSTVKEAVSEAAAPGTVVALFSVSDRDSEENGQVHCELLPADPPAPFRLKSSFKNYYTIVTDGALDREAARDYTLTVLARDRGTPSKSATSSIRVRVADVNDNAPRFSRTNYDVYVTENNVPGAYIFAVSAADADEERNAELRYTILECDIQGMSVSTYVSINPENGFLYALRSFDYEQLRRFSFAVEARDAGVPPLSANATVSIIILDQNDNAPAITFPPPGPAQGPAQHQHSGPGPRANGSWAREALLPRTAEPGYLVARVEATDADEGENARLTYSILSGNEQSIFRMDWRNGELRTARRVPAQAKALAAYELLVEVRDHGQPPLNSTAWLRVALVDGSVARTGIGEQRPSRGAATESSLDLTLILIIALGSVSFVFLLAMILLAVRCQKEKKLNLYSCLAADGCPCCCCPPGRRARARKKKLSKSDIMLVQSSASALPSAPPGGPPPEDTGSFGSHHHNQNYCYQVCLTPESAKTDLMFLKPCSPTRAGDSELSPCGGALVTGYSDQQPDIISNGSILSGENKHQRTELSYLVDRPRRVNSSAFQEADIVSSKDSGHGDSEQGDSDHDATNRGQSSGTDLFSNCTEECKALGHSDRCWMPSFVPSDGRQAVDYRTNLHVPGMDSVPDTEVFEAPEVQPGGERSFSTFGKEKALLGVVNGGGSTLERKERKELDGLLSGTRAPYKPPYLTRKRIC